The genomic stretch catcgataagatatttaggacatggtccttatttaaaagaaaaaggCCCACCTCGACGGCttagatctcaagtactttcttccccttgcTATCACACTGAGAGCgggagttatcacctttaaaatttatgtgtatCATAAATCAGTCTCAATTatcgactcaaaatcatgcatgtacccaacttttctcttttcccatcaattcgttttatcaacataaagaaacacaccacagcatacatcaacgtacaacacatcactacatcataggatgggttccttaacacatatgcatcatgtatatcattcaaaGCTTAACAACATAGATTATCCTTGCATGACTTAAATCTGGCAGAAAAGCgcagtcattttgtaaaaatagttaaaaatccatccgacctccatTGGGACTGACATTTTGCCACAACCCAGTATACACATCAAAGGtcattcagttaaaatttcacataaaaatcacatccttaggtcggtcaaatcaaaacgAAACTCTCTGGTCGAGAATATAAATTCTGACAGAATtacgcagtcgacttcaaatatTCATTAAAAACTCACCTTTGGACCAAAATGGATGATAtgcacacacaacacagaagacaccttgaagtttactcggttaaaatttcacaccaaaataagatcatttggtcagtcaaacacacgtcggaatctgctatccgaacaccacagttgtcatgcttccaaatttcgaattagggtttatcaaatattcatcccaacatatatattcatacttccaacacataatcatgcttaaaaaagatctcaccatcatgttctcatatattcatatagcattcaccacaaatcatccacaagttcattcataAACAATCTAAATGCATATACATATCCTTTTTTTCATGCAACCATCAATCCCACCCAATTATATATTAGATCTCCGATCTCTACACTTATTATATGCATGATGGAATCAAAATCAAGGTTTCAATagagaggatgaggaaaagaaattcaattatacctttcttgatcaaaagcaatcggtagaaacaaagtataatcttgattcttcaacaattcttgaggcttcaacttaaattcttctcaaaagatgaagaatttatggagaaaaaagaagaaaaattggGAGAGAGTGGGGAGAGGAGAGTGGTGTGAATTTGGGAGAGAGAGCCGTGTAGTTTTTTAtttaggtttagggtttctctattatttatagagtgcaagatataatatttaattaaataaattaaagatttgaaaagaTATGGAAGACTAGAAGTTGGCGTGAATTAGGAGAGAAAATTAGGAGGAATTCGAAatctaggctatttaattagcctatgatttaatttggtatttcacggagtagaataaaataatacggagcagaataaaaataataatactcccaATAATATATGGAGTAGGCGATTTTATTccttctcccacaaggaattaaaCTAAAATCCTAATAAATATAGGATATGGCAAGATCTCCTTAGGTATGGTAAGATTTcctagaatatttatatttattcatggaatggaataaataagggatcaaaatatataataaacaatTCCTTCTTCCCTTAAATAAGGAGAATTTTGAAATCTCCCTAGGAataaggtaggggtcgaatttCTCATggagaaaaaaagaataatcgggttttggatttaattaggataattatcccaacaaataattaaatccaggaaaaaatagaattcctctccaataaataatagtggtcgaaaatttcaaataaaaagggcaaggtaattattgatgatcctatttaatctcactcacccttagaaaataattcaccacaatatatttcaccctGCATCGATTATTCAAACAGTCACGTCATAATTCAACAAGATTGACTATTCCACATTCTCTTCACGTCTTCACCGATATTGACCATTCAATTGCCACGTCATTTATCCAACAATGTTGACTATTCAAACCAAGTCTCAACTCCAAAGTACAATTAGGTCAcatagaaatcaagcaattaattcactcgtcaattaatccacatacttcacagcattaaaacatttaatgcaaaattttagggttcgaaaattagggttccgaAAGTGGGGCATTACAGGTATAGCGGTCTACAACTATGGAGATGCCCCTGCCGTCATTCCATATGACGCCGACACAGGAAGCTCCGACACAGACGTTGACGGTGTATGCTGGGGCTAGTAATGGAGGATTTGCCCCGCCACCTAGGATTCTGGGGCGTTGCTGCTGTTATTGCATTATCTCAACCTCTTCCACCTCCATCGCAATCGACTTCATTCATAGAGTTTACAATTTTTCACAGAAAAgtagtatatctaatttatGTTTAAAAGGTACTCCCCCGTTGCATAATAGATGGCGTACTTGGAGAATGAcccgagattttaggagatgttgttttgtgtgttaaatggagagagaaaatagtatatcaTAAGTGAgagttttttttcaaaaaagggTTGCATCTTTTGTGGTACAAACTAATAAGGAAAGCGTGACATCTATTAttaaacggaggaagtatttaaTAAAGTTACCAAAATGTATAGTGAAATACCCATTTTACtgttgttaaattataaagTATCCACAaagatttaaatatatttatttattttttttaacatacCTTATTGCTTACTACTTATAATTTATGTAGATTACCCTTAATTTCTAGTCATTTACGGTTGTGAAGTatagataaaatataaattatttaccactaatataaataattcaCCTTAATACCGTGTTCGATTTCCAAGATTATATCcatgattaaatttgtagtgtgtttggttcgtGAGATTgaaccccacaactcaatcctagatggttaatcatgagataattatgTTGGAAAGATTGCAGAGGATCTCCTGCACAAATCAAAGAGGAGATTAGATGGAATCAAGGAAGAAATCGGAGGAAATCAATCACAAGCAATTAGGAAGACTATATACACGTTTTACCTTGTTTAGGATATTACCTTGTATAGATTCTTCCTATGTCTACATAAACATGTAAATGCAGTGTGAATAATAACGTAAAGAAATTCTCCCAATTCTTAATTTCTACATGGCATCCGAGCAGGTTAGGCTCAGAAAACCTTCATCATAGCCCCAAAATCATACCTTTCTCGACCGAAACGGCGAGAACAACCAAACCAGCCCCAGAATCATACCTTTCTCGACCGAAATGGCCGAAGACAAACCAGAAACAACCGAACCTATTGCCGAGAAAATCAGGTCAAGCAAGAGTGTTACCATAGCCTTCAAGTTGAATGGCTTAAACTATCCATTATGGGCACGATTGATGAAAGTGTCCATAGGCGGCCGAGGAGTCTACCGCCACATAACAGGAACACCATCTCCACCACTACCGACTGAGAAGGGATATTCCGATTGGGAGGAGATAGACCTAATAGTCTTCTCCTGGATAATCGACAATATGGAAACCAGCCTCATCGCCGACTTCGCACATCATCAAACGGCGAAGGCACTGTGGGATACCCTCGCTGTCACGTTCGCAAGTTCAGCGGACTCATACCTAATATATGATCTGCGAGACAAGGCAAGCAAGATTATGCAAGGAGATTCGACATTAGAAGCCTACTGGAGCAGGCTGCACGGGGCATGGATCGACATCGATCGATGCCCTCAAAAAATCGTGAATTGTTGCGACAAAGGAGTAGCACAATATCGAGATATCAAATCCGAATTAAGGCTGTTTAAATTTCTCACCGGGTTGAATGAGAAGTACGACTGGATCCGACGCGAGATCCTCAAGGAGGATCCCTACCCCTCAGCCCGATGTAGCGTATGGATGGGTGAAACGGGAGGCGGCTCGACTCAAGATCATGTCGCCGGCATCCGATTCAACCTCCATCACTGTCGGTTCCGAGACATCATCGGGGATCGGATTCGGGTTCGGAGCGCGTGATTACCGCCCATCACAGCCACCGCAAAACAGAGCACAACCACCGATACCGCGCTCCGCCGCCAACCGCCGGGGAAACAACAGACCAGACAGATCCAAATTATGGTGCTCCCATTGTGGAatgcacaaacacacaaaggAAACCTGTTTCCAATTAGTAGGGTATCTAGATTGGTGGGAGGAAGAGAAAGCCGGGAAGGCTAAGGTCGCAATCGGGACCAACGACGGAGGAGGCCGAAGCCAGACAGAAGGGAATCGAGAGGCGGTGGCATTCCAGGAGAAGAGACCTGATGCCGGTGGCCTCCCAATCGACGGTGGCGGGCGAGGCGAAGGCAGCGGCGGTGGAGGGAAGACGGCCGAGGCTATGGTAGCCGCTCTCAGATTGGACGGCGGCGGTGAAGGAGGTAAAGGGTTGGGGATTTCGATTCCTAACCCTAATACACACACCATTGCTATTAAGTCCAAGAATCCTAAGAATTATGAAAATTACCCCCATCAGGATAATTATTCTAGAAATCGTCCCCAGCCTATCAATAATTGCGAAAATGACCCCATCATTTGCCAAAACTCATTTGCACCCTTGGAAAACTTATCATATGCATTTGAGGCCCAAAATTGTGATGTTGTTAATGACACCGGATGGATCTTTGACTGTGGGGCGACCGATACAATGTCTTTCGACAGAAATGATTTCTTGGAAATTCATAGAACTCCTAAGTCACATATAAAAACTGCAAATGGAGGGGTAACACCAGTGGAAGGGGCGGGAACTATAGAAATCTTTCCTAATGTTCATATTCCCAATTGTCTTTATGTGCCTAGATTATCTCAGAAGTTGATGtcaattagtcatgtgactaaggaTTTAAATTATACTCTACTCATGCACCCGAACTTCTGTATGTTGcaggatatccggacggggaagattattggacgtggcactgagcgtcgtGGGCTCTACTTTGTGGATGAGATTGCTCGACGAGATGGTgcggcgatgcttgctcacggatccactaatcaagatacttggctctggcaccgtcGGATGGGCCATACCTCTCCGGGTTATTTAAAATCCTTATTTCCTAAACTTTTTGTTCCGAAAAACTTCTCGTGTGAAgcatgtgttttggccaagagccaccgaAACTCGTTTAAACCAAATGATACTCGTGTTGACACTGTTTTTTCCCTaattcattctgatgtgtggggcccagcGCCTATAGGAACTGCTTTTGGTTTTAAATACTTTGTGATATTCGTTGACGATTGTAGTAGAGTTACTTGGgtttattttatgaaacataaatctgaagtGTATAACATATTTGTGctgttttataaaatgattcaAACCCAATGGGGGGGAATTCTTAAACAGCTCCATGAATAAGTTCTTTGATGAAAATGGGTTAGTTCACCAGACTTCGTGCTCCCACACACTAGAACAAAACGGGGTAGCGGAACAGAAAAATCGAATCATCCTTGAAATGACCCGAGCCCTCTTGTTTGACTCAAAGGTACCCCCATCTTTTTGGCCTGAAGCCGTAGCCACCTCAGTTTACCTTCTCAACCGACTTCCCACAAAAATACTAAACCGTAGAACACCTCTAGATCACCTTTCCACCTTAACCAAAATTCCCTCCGCCTTATCCTTACCACCAAAAACCTTTGGTTGTTCGGTTTATGTCCACGTTCCCAAGCatgaaagaaataaattttcCCCATGTGCGATCAAATGTGTTTTTATGGGTTATGGGATTAACCAGAAGGgctatagatgttatgaccCCAAAACCAAACGGATTATTACCACCATGCactgcaactttcttgaaaccgaattcttctaccaccttgggactcagggggagagtgtGAGACAGGGGGAGACCCAAGAAAATGACTCCCTTCGGTGGTATGTGCCAAGTAACTTTGATTCGGATCTAACAGAGCAAGCTGGCACCATTCCTGAGCCGATCCCGTCAGCAGAGACGACCCCTACAACGCTTCCGCCGCGCTCCTCTGATCCAACCGTAACGGAATCCGAAGTAACTTCTAGTCCGAATCATGACAGTTCAGATATTGTTCCTGACCCACTTAATacagaagaggaagaagatactACTATTGATCAGGATACAGGACAGTATGTGCTTCCCCCACGAAGTACGAGGGGAATTCCGCCAAAGAGATACTCCCCGGAGCGGATAGGGAGGAAGAACAGATACACTGTGGCCAACTTCGCCAACGCCAACATATCCAAAATGGCGAAGGCATTTCATGCAGCCCTGTGCGAAGAGGAGATTCCCAGAACCTTTGAAGAAGCCTTCAAAATCAAGGACTGGAGGGAGGCAATGCTCGTCGAGATGAGAGCGCTGAAACGGAACGGCACTTGGGAGGTAGATTCCTTACCCGATGGTAAACATACAGTTGgctgcagatgggtcttcacaatCAAACGGAGACCTGATGGGAGTATTGAGAGATACAAGGCTCGATTGGTGGCAAAGGGGTATACGCAAACTCAGGGAGTTGACTACTCAGAGACATTCTCCCCAGTTGCAAAAATGAACACGGTAAGAGTCTTACTGTCTATTGCAGCAAACAAAGACTGGCCCCTTCATCAATATGACGTCACGAATGCGTTTCTACATGGAGAATTGAAGGATCCGATCTATATGGAGGCACCACCGGGCTTCACAGAAGAATTTGGACAAGGCAAGGTGTGCAAGTTGAGGAAAACtctatatgggttgaagcagtcCCCAAGAGCTTGGTTCGGGAGATTCACGGAGGTAATGAAGCAATACGGCTATCGGCAGAGTAACTCCGATCACACCTTGTTCATCAAAAGAAGAGGAGAAAAGATCACCTGTCTGAtaatttatgtagatgatatgataATTACATGGGATGATACAGATGAAATAAACGATCTCAAGGGACATTTGGCTacagaatttgagatgaagaatctaGGAGACCTCAAGTATTTCCTTGGGATTGAAGTGCTCAGATCTGGAAGAGGAATCTTCATTAGTCAACGAAAGTATGTCCTTGATCTCTTGACGGAATTAGGAATGCTCGAGTGCAAACCAGCGGATACTCCTATGGTGCAGAATCAAGGCCTTCAAATAATCAACGGAGCATCATCAACTGATAGGGGAAGATACCAGAGGCTAGTAGGGAAGCTTATATATCTATCCCACACTCGGCCtgatattgcatatgcagttGGGGTACtcagtcagtttatgcataacCCACAGAAcgaacattgggaagcagcaCTTAGAGTAGTGCGCTACCTAAAAGGAACCGCTGGGCATGGAATATTGTTTCAGAAGAATGGACATCTCGACATTCATGGATACACAGATGCAGATTGGCAGGAAATCCGGTAGATAGACGATCGACTGGAGGATACTTTACGTTTGTTGGTGGAAATTTGgtcacttggaggagcaagaagcagaaagtagtGGCTCTATCGAGTGCAGAAGCGGAATTCCGAGGCATCAAAAGCGGACTCACGGAAATCCTTTGGCTTAGGAGGGTAATGAAGGAACTGAATCTCGAATAACAGAAGACATGCAAATTACTCTGTGACAACAAGGCCGCAATTAGTATTTCAGAGAATCCGGTGCAACATGATAGAACCAAACACGTCGAGTTGAccgacacttcataaaggagaacCTCGAAGAGAAGATAGTAGAGATCCCATATGTGAAGTCCGAAGACCAACTAGCTGACATCTTAACCAAAGCCGTATCTGCCAAGAACTTTCAAGAAGTTTTGAGCAAGTTAAACTTCGGAAATCCCGtcgcttaacttgaggggggATGTTGGAAAGATTGCAGAGGATCTCCTGCACAAATCAAAGAGGAGATTAGATGGAATCAAGGAAGAAATCGGAGGAAATCAATCACAAGCAATTAGGAAGATTATATACACGTTTTACCTTGTTTAGGATATTACCTTGTATAGATTCTTCCTATGTCTACATAAACAAGTAAATGCAGTGTGAATAATAACATAAAGAAATTCTCCCAATTCTTAATTTCTAcaaattagtcatagctaaccctctataactaaaataatctcacatcTCAATCCTATATTGTATCTTGAAAACTGAACACCATCTATACTATTATACACACAATAAGCACAATACCCACCTTACTCACACAGAGCGCACACGCATACAATTATTGAGATCCATCCGCCGTTGTTCCATATGACGCCGACACTGGAATCTCCGACACAGATTTTGATGGTGCTCGTGACAGGACTAATTATAGTAGATTTTTCGGTAATTACAGCCACCTAGGATTTTTGGGCTTTGCCGCTGTGATTGCATAATCTCAACCGTTTACGTCTTCATCGCCACCAACTTCACTCCATAGAGTTTACAATTTTTCATAGAAAAGTATGTCTAATATTTTATAGAGTATTAATAAAGTTACTTAAATCTCTAGTCCCTACGGTTTGTATATTAAAATACCTATTTATTGTTGTTGAATTATATAGTATCCACAATGATTTAAATATAGCTATTTATATGCTTAGTGTATCTTATTGCCTTTATTTTATGTAAGTAAGCCTTAATTCTAGTTCTTTGTGGTCATGAAGTATAAATCTCTAGTCCCCACATTGTGTATGTAAGTTAGCCTTAATTCTAGTTCTTTGTGGTCACGAAGTATAAATCTCTAGTCCCCACATTGTGTATATAGTGTATGGTCTATGTgcaatgtgtattgtgtgtgcgTGCACAAAGTGCGTATGTTTAGTGAATGTGTACAGTGTGTATTAATCTTATACATTAAGGTGGTGTtgggtttccaagataaaataatacgaGGATACagtctaggattgagttgtgagattattttagtcataggagTTGAGTTGTgtgattattttagtcatatagctatgactaattatctcatgattatattgagttgtggggttgaatctcatgaaccaaacacactagaAATTTAATACcgaatacaatcttgcaaaccgaacaccaaACTAAACTTTTACTACACTTCTATTGCTTTTGTAATTTAcctttaatatatttttagatattttatacTCTGTGCATACACAAAATTGTCTCATATATGGATCCGCTAAGGTATGGAAGACAAGACAACCATGTACCTTTTCTAGCCAACCACAAAAGTCTAGAAATATTACTTTGGGCTGGCCACTTTTAAGTATTTAGCCTAGAGCCTATTTCAGGGTCATCCCTGTTGACCTTGCTCCTACCATTAATTAGCTGTATCTATGTTAAGGCTATAATGGTTACGCAAAGCAGTAATTACACAACTGATCAACTACTACAAGTTATGATCAGCATTCACTTTTCTTTTCTCCTTATAAATTAAAGAGAGAAACAATATCATCAGCAAGTGTAACAATGTCGAGCATTGCATGCGCAGTTTCTTCAACTTTTCTTCCCAACCGGAGCAGCAAAGATTCAAGAAACTTTCATCGGCATAACAGCGTTAGATCTTCAGGTGATCACAAATtctttcaactattttttcttgcTACACCATTTCTTCATTATGTTATTATTTACTTACTATGTTGATCTAAGTATGATATGCTTTGAGCAGGAAGACATGAGAAGATCAAATCAATGGCTTCTTCCACTCCAAAGAGAGAAACAGATCCGAAGAAAAGGATAGTGATAACTGGGATGGGGCTTGTTTCTGTTTTTGGAAGTGACATTGATCTTTACTACAACAAGTTGCTTGATGGAGAGAGTGGCATCACTCTCATCGACAGATTTGATACGTCAGATTTCACTGTTAAGATTGCGGGCCAGATACGCGGCTTCTCTTCGGAGGGACACATCAACGGGAAGGATGATCGTCGTCTCGATGATTGCTGGAGATATAGTTTGGTTGCCGGAAAAAGGGCTCTTGATGATGCTGCTCTTGGGAAACAAGTTGTTGACACTGTGAGAATTTGCATCTTCTTAAACTTACAAAATTGAATTTTTGATATACATAGACAAAGATAAATACATCAAAATATTTCTTTGTCCAGCGAGCTAGGTGCCTACAAATCAGTACGGGGAATAGTCAATGAGTCtgccacatgaaaaatattgaCTTTGCCTTAACTACTATAGTTACTAAAAtctttttactttaattttacATTGTCATAACACTTCTACGTATTTAAAATCAGTTGTCACGCCATGCATATTTCATCGGAAATAAAACCGATGGGATGATTGCAAAATTTTCATCTTTCGTGATTtaattttcagattttgaaaGTTTTGGAACATATCAAAACTTGATCATCTATTGAGATTTATTTGCCAATGTATCTCTTTATATTTTGATCTTACTTGCTAGTAGTACTTTTTTATCTTTGTAATAGAAAAATACTCCCTCATTTCTGCAAAGTTTGTCACATTTTGATCCGATACAGATTTTCATAAATATAAGCGAAtatgggttgaaaaagttggtagaaCGTGAATCCTATTTcatacattaattttataataaaatataaatgtgaatgagttagtgcaTCATtggtaaaatttaaatttggctAACTTTATAGAActgacaaaaatgacaaaacttTTTGTGAAAAGTTAAGAATATTGAGTGTTACGTTCCAGATGGACAAGACGAGAATGGGAGTGTTGGTGGGATCAGGGATGGGAAACCAGACAGCTTTCACTAATGGAGTTGAAGCCTTACTCCAAAAGGGGAATAAGAAAATAAGTCCATTTTTCACTCCATATTCTTTGTCCAACATGGGCTCTGCCTTGCTGGCTATGGACACCGGTTTGACCGGGCCCACCTACTCCATCGCAGCCGCCTGCGCCACTGCAAACTACTGCTTCCACGCCGCCGCGAACCACATCACACGAGGCGACGCAGACGTCATGGTGGCCGGTGGGACCGATGCTGCAGTCGTGCCACTCGGACTCGGAGGTTGCATATCCTGCAGAGCCTTGTCCCACAGAAACCACGACCCACACAAGGCGTCGCGGCCATGGGACCTACACCGCGACGGATTTGTCATGGGAGAAGGTGCTGCTGTTTTGGTATGTCACTCACCTAATTAATATAAGTGGCCTATTTTTTCCCCTTTTCTTAATCGACGTGTCAAAAAAATTAGATCACTTGTAGTAGGACAGACggagtaattaattattatatctTACTATAAGTTATGAAAGCTCAGGTCATGGAGAGCATGGAGCACGCGATGAAAAGAGGGGTTAGGGTTTACGCGGAGTATTTGGGAGGCGCAGCTACCTGTGATGCTCATCACTTGACGAATCCGCTCCCTGATGGGCGTGTCGCCGCGTCTTGCATAAGCAAGGCTTTGAAA from Salvia splendens isolate huo1 chromosome 15, SspV2, whole genome shotgun sequence encodes the following:
- the LOC121767320 gene encoding LOW QUALITY PROTEIN: 3-oxoacyl-[acyl-carrier-protein] synthase I, chloroplastic-like (The sequence of the model RefSeq protein was modified relative to this genomic sequence to represent the inferred CDS: substituted 2 bases at 2 genomic stop codons) codes for the protein MSSIACAVSSTFLPNRSSKDSRNFHRHNSVRSSGDHKFFQLFFLATPFLHYVIIYLLCXSKYDMLXAGRHEKIKSMASSTPKRETDPKKRIVITGMGLVSVFGSDIDLYYNKLLDGESGITLIDRFDTSDFTVKIAGQIRGFSSEGHINGKDDRRLDDCWRYSLVAGKRALDDAALGKQVVDTMDKTRMGVLVGSGMGNQTAFTNGVEALLQKGNKKISPFFTPYSLSNMGSALLAMDTGLTGPTYSIAAACATANYCFHAAANHITRGDADVMVAGGTDAAVVPLGLGGCISCRALSHRNHDPHKASRPWDLHRDGFVMGEGAAVLVMESMEHAMKRGVRVYAEYLGGAATCDAHHLTNPLPDGRVAASCISKALKDAGVSAEEVNYVNAHATSTPAGDLAEVRAIKRVFKNTPNLKMNATKSMIGHGLGAAGGLEAIATIKAINTGWLHPTLNQDELEAEVTIDTVPYVKKQHKVNVAISNSFGFGGHNSVVVFAPFNNY